The Pseudoalteromonas translucida KMM 520 genome has a window encoding:
- a CDS encoding thiolase family protein: MTTEAVVIVAAKRTPMGGFMGALNDAQSTELGATAIASALAETGLSTDAIDEVIMGCVLPAGVGQAPARQAMLKAGLALSTGATTINKVCGSGLKAAMLAHDLIKAGSINSAVAGGMESMSNAPYFIPKARGGMRMGHGEIKDHMMSDGLEDAYDNKAMGCFAQDTADEYGIGREQMDNFALSSLTKAKAAIENGSFNNEVAPHTMQTRKGDVTVAIDEQPGNARPEKIPSLRAAFKKDGTITAANSSSISDGGAALILMSESKAKEQGLTPLCKIVAHSTHSQKPSEFTVAPVGAMNKVLEKAGWTTDDVDLWEINEAFAMVTMLAINELKLDESKVNVNGGACALGHPIGASGARILVTLIHALKNRGLKKGVASLCIGGGEAVAMAVEAL; encoded by the coding sequence ATGACTACTGAAGCCGTTGTTATTGTAGCAGCAAAACGCACCCCTATGGGTGGATTTATGGGCGCACTTAATGATGCGCAATCAACTGAGCTGGGGGCAACCGCTATTGCTAGTGCATTAGCAGAAACAGGCCTAAGCACAGATGCAATTGATGAAGTAATTATGGGCTGTGTATTACCCGCTGGTGTAGGCCAAGCGCCTGCTCGTCAAGCAATGTTAAAAGCAGGCCTAGCACTTAGCACTGGCGCTACCACTATAAATAAAGTGTGTGGCTCGGGCTTAAAAGCGGCAATGTTGGCACATGATCTAATTAAAGCGGGCTCTATTAATTCAGCAGTAGCTGGTGGCATGGAAAGTATGAGTAATGCACCGTACTTTATTCCTAAAGCACGTGGCGGCATGCGCATGGGACATGGCGAAATTAAAGATCACATGATGAGCGATGGCCTTGAAGATGCTTACGACAACAAAGCAATGGGTTGTTTTGCACAAGACACCGCCGATGAATACGGTATTGGCCGTGAACAAATGGATAACTTTGCACTAAGCTCGCTAACCAAAGCAAAAGCCGCAATTGAAAACGGCAGCTTTAATAACGAAGTTGCACCGCACACTATGCAAACACGCAAAGGCGACGTTACCGTTGCCATTGACGAGCAACCAGGTAACGCCCGCCCAGAAAAAATTCCGAGCCTACGTGCCGCATTTAAAAAAGACGGCACTATTACAGCCGCTAACTCATCGTCAATTTCAGACGGTGGCGCAGCACTTATTTTAATGAGCGAGTCAAAAGCTAAAGAGCAGGGCTTAACCCCGCTTTGTAAAATTGTAGCGCACAGCACGCATTCTCAAAAACCAAGCGAATTTACAGTAGCGCCAGTGGGCGCAATGAACAAGGTACTAGAAAAAGCCGGTTGGACTACAGACGATGTTGACCTGTGGGAAATTAACGAAGCGTTTGCCATGGTTACTATGCTTGCTATTAACGAGCTTAAACTAGATGAAAGCAAAGTAAACGTAAATGGCGGTGCTTGTGCATTGGGCCACCCAATTGGTGCAAGCGGCGCACGTATTTTAGTAACGCTTATTCATGCACTTAAAAATCGCGGTCTTAAAAAAGGCGTAGCGTCTTTATGTATTGGTGGCGGTGAAGCCGTTGCCATGGCAGTAGAAGCACTTTAA
- a CDS encoding MerR family transcriptional regulator, translated as MKPDNQTSFATSATVPANNEQTFSISELAKEFDITTRSIRFYEDQGLVTPSRNGQTRIYSKRDKVRLKLILRGKRLGFTLAETGRLFELYDADKSSAKQLVTMLDLISEKKADLSQQMDDIKVVLMELVTAERRCRDTLNKIDE; from the coding sequence ATGAAACCAGATAATCAAACAAGCTTTGCAACGTCGGCCACTGTGCCTGCCAATAATGAACAAACTTTTAGTATTAGCGAGCTCGCAAAGGAGTTTGACATTACCACCCGCTCTATCCGCTTTTATGAAGACCAAGGGCTTGTTACGCCAAGTAGAAATGGCCAAACCCGTATTTACTCTAAACGCGATAAAGTACGCTTAAAATTAATTTTACGTGGTAAACGCTTAGGTTTTACGCTGGCAGAAACAGGACGTTTGTTTGAACTTTACGACGCCGACAAATCAAGTGCTAAGCAACTGGTAACTATGCTGGACCTTATTAGCGAGAAAAAAGCCGACCTATCACAACAAATGGACGACATTAAAGTTGTTCTTATGGAATTGGTAACAGCCGAGCGCCGTTGCCGCGACACACTTAATAAAATAGATGAGTAA